The sequence GCAGTTCAGCATTTCAGACATTACATATATCATCAGAGGTTTATTGTCTATACGGATCATAGACCGCTAATTTCATTATGGCATTTAAAAGAAACTTCGCCAATTGTCACACGCTTAAGATTGAAATTACAAGGATTAGAATGTGACATTAGATACAAACAGGGAAAAGAGAACATTGTAGCAGATTTTTATCTCGGCTTCCAACTgccgaaaatcaatctctcaaaacaCAGAATCAGAGGAACAAATTATTGCTGTTGTTACACGTCAGCAGCTTAAAAAACAGCAGGAACTCTACTTGTTTGAACCAGTAAATGCAATAAAAGATAATAATTCGCCTAATACAAACATAGACAACGACAAAAACTTGCCTATTGTAACgcatcaaaatcaaattaatgATGATATGACTCAATCATATGATATAGACAAAATTGTGACGTTGAAGATTCCAATATGACCAACGCATACGAAGAATATTTGGAATCATCTAAAGAAAATTCAATTGACATAGAACAATTAGTAATTTCAAAATCACTAAAGGATGACTCAGCCGATATTAATATCGTTATTTTGAACAGTAGATCAAAATACAAATGAAATTTCACAAATCACCAATTTACCGCATGGAATAAAAGACTTTAGCGAAAACGGAATACTATCGATTCCACAGGAAAACATATTTGAATAATTGTTGACGGGAAAAGTAATTCAGCAATCAACAGCAGAaggtttttccagaaattagaTAAATGTTTAAGCGATAATGGAACTATGATTAAagcttcaaataaaattcatgtcacatcgtttcgaaaaataaaacagtttgatatattagaaatattacaatttctagcAACCAAATATGGCTTAGTTTTCAGCCTATATAACGcagattccgaacgaattcaaATTAATACTAATGAGATTGAAACAATACTTAGAGAATTTCATGATGCTCCCTTAGGAGGACACGTCGGGGCACGCCGGATGCGAAAAAGAATTGGATTAATTTTCGTGTGGCAAAACATGAGACGAGATATTGACAACTATGTTCGGCAGTGTGCCTCTTGTCAAAAGAATAAAATTGGTAAATCACACAAAATACCAATGAAAATTACTACCACTGCTTGTGAACCATTCGAAAAATTATACATGGATATTGTAGTTCTACCGGAATCGGAATGGGGGAACAGATATGGGCTTGTCATGCAAGATGACCTGACACGTTTTCTGGTGGTATCACCTATGAGCAACCAAGAAGCCGAAACTGTTGCAAGAAcgtttgtagaaaatttaatttgcaagTACGGGACACCCTTAGAATTGGTTACAGACCAAGGATCAAATTTTATGAGTAAATTTTTCAAACACATTTGCAAAATTTGGAAATTAGAAAGATTAATACTAGTGCTTATCACCCACAGGCAAATTTAGTAGAAAGATCTAACAGAGAATTGAAAATGTATCTTAGACAATTTGTAGGTGGTAATCTACAATTGGGATCAACACTTAAACTACTTCTCGTTTGAATATAATACGACAAACAACGGATCAACGAATTATACTCCGTTCGAAATTTAAAAATGGGGAAATGCAAGACAGAAAGAAGTCACAGACAAAAAGAAAAATTGATATATACTAATGACATAGAAACTGGGTTGAACAACCCAAAGAATACAACAACAATCGATGGAACGTTGAACAGAAAAGACACAATTAGCcaaataaaagaagaaaatgaGCTCACTCAAATAGCAACAATAAACGAAGGTACCGACACTCAAATTATTTCGAACACTATGGATAATAAGTAGAGGAAAATTACGGAAAACAAACAGAAGACGAAACAATATTCATCAGCAAATATATACTGAATATGGGAAAAGGAAATGTATTAAGCAGTTTTCACAAATATGACGAAGTAATGTTACAGTTGCACAAAACCTTGAATGGACACCCATCAAAGCCTTAGCATGAAACAGAACGGAATTATTATCTTTGATTACTCTAAAAATATCATGGACTTTGAAAATGGAAAGTATTTCAGACATCTAATACGAAAAAATGGAaacattaattcaattaaaGGTAATTGGTAATTATTGCTTTATTATGcaataatcaaataaataaaaataaccatAGGATAATTTACTAAATCATAACAAAATGAGTTAGGAACTTATAATTTTGCATACTAATATACATATGTTTATAGTAcaactaataaattttcatttgttttttattttaaaatgtttgtaAATACTATGAATTAATCGCAAGGATTGAGTATCATTTCAGAAGCACGCCTAGAGCCATGATCGATGAGGGGGGGGAGGTTGTAGCAATTTCACAACCAAAACCGCCCTAAATACTAAAGAAGTAAGTATAACACGATAGACGTAGCAACAAGTATTTTGcaggaagaaatttttattgaatttatacGTCCCCAAAAACCTGCAGAAGACATTCATTGCTACAACACAAAGATAAATTTAATGGGAATAATACTGGGAAaacaaaataatcgaaaaaaatgataataataGTAAGTAAGGTTCataataaaatgtgataaatataATCACTTAAGCATGTAAAAAGGTAGCAAGGAATTAATACCGAATCGAATAACTAAAGTATATATATAAAGTATATATATGACTgattaggctcaaatttggcctaaacattctttgcaaatcaaagaatattgtggccaaatttcattaaattcggtcgacaaaaacccccctgccaataatagaacaaaacctgccaaagccgtctttcccctaaGTGAAAAGTAACAAAGACTGTAGGAGCAGGTCCTTATATTTGCAAAGTCTAATAAAAATTATAGGATAGTGAACTATTCacaataatttgagaaaatttaaatatgcACAACTTACTCGAGAGACGGCCGAGATAGCATCTATTGAAGACGAACAGACGACATCGGCAGAGAAGGAAGACATCAACGGCTCACGATATACATACCATAGTTAATTGGTATCACCGGAACGACGGGTCATACGGTGGGTTGAAGATCGAGAGTGTGGGGGATCAGGAGACGGAAGATGAAATATTCGGAGGTTATCAATGAAGGCGAACTCAACCAGGAAGTGAAAGTGTTAAATACATCATACGAAATCAACAATacgaattaaagtgacaaaCAACAGACAAAGACGGATGTGCATCATACGAAAACAAAAAGGCGGATTCAACAAGGCGATTGGAGAAAAGTGAATGACAAGACATTATACAAAGCTGAAAGCAAGGACATATTCAGGATCAACATATACAATCGAAAGTGCAAGAAGAGATTTAAATTCAACCCCTGGAGATGATTTTGGAAGAGTTAAAGTAACACAATAATGACGGAACGAAGAGATACAAGTCGCCTCACAAAGATAAAAACAACGTTAAGACGAAATTTTAGAACAATCAACAATTCAACAGTGTTCATCAATTTAACCAGACGGCCCCAAAAAGTCAATTCAAAGCAGAGGTCCTAAAACTACAGCGGAGGCGGGTCTAACACAAAGGCAACTTATCAAGTAATCAAAATTTCCACAAGCTGAAGCCAATACACAGCAAAATTCAAAAAGCAAATACACTTCGAATCAAACACAAACAATGCGAACATCATGATAACGGTACAACATCTAAGAATCCATACATTTAAGCAGTGTGACGCACGTCAATTCATCACGACTTGCTAACTAGCAACTTATCTGAACGGAAGCAgcttaaaactattgaaaaaggcACTGTAATAacttacaatgttatgaaaactcatatgtgaatatgtacgttatgtggaagatattgatttgaaaaatgtattgaggtaaccactttcccttcgatgggactcgaacccatgaccctacagtacgctagactggtgctttaaccaactaagctacgaaggacctccgtcggccttcgcaacctagcggctactgaacgagctcgagattcccaaattggacgcatagtcaaatcactcgcaatccatttctcaagtcaatacttccacatgtgtattgtacacgtccacattagaggagcgtgagtatttagaatgtctggcggctatacacattcttcatcagcaacggtactgatcaagtgaggttgtgtaagctatttgccagtcggtcgtcaagctcagacccgaccgcattgcgtaggcaagagcacgcaactcaagttcagttcaatcaaaggtaattgcctatttccgggaattaaaccacccgacttggacgttaatttacaatgttatgaaaactcatatgtgaatatgtacgttatgtggaagatattgatttgaaaatgtattgaggtaaccactttcccttcgatgggactcgaacccatgaccctacagtacgctagactggtgctttaaccaactaagctacgaaggacctccgtcggccttcgcaacctagcggctactgaacgagctcgagattcccaaattggacgcatagtcaaatcactcgcaatccatttctcaagtcaatacttccacatgtgtattgtacacgtccacattagaggagcgtgagtatttagaatgtctggcggctatacacattcttcatcagcaacggtactgatcaagtgaggttgtgtaagctatttgccagtcggtcgtcaagctcagacccgaccgcattgcgtaggcaagagcacgcaactcaagttcagttcaatcaaaggtaattgcctatttccggggattaaaccacccgacttggacgttaatttacaatgttatgaaaactcatatgtgaatatgtacgttatgtggaagatattgatttgaaaaatgtattgaggtaaccactttccttcgatgggactcgaacccatgaccctacagtacgctagactggtgctttaaccaactaagctacgaaggacctccgtcggccttcgcaacctagcggctactgaacgagctcgagattcccaaattggacgcatagtcaaatcactcgcaatccatttctcaagtcaatacttccacatgtgtattgtacacgtccacattagaggagcgtgagtatttagaatgtctggcggctatacacattcttcatcagcaacggtactgatcaagtgagggaaagtggttacctccaatacattttccaaatcaatatcttccacataacgtacatattcacatatgagttttcataacattgtaaattaacgtccaagtcgggtggtttaatccccggaaataggcaattacctttgattgaactgaacttgagttgcgtgctcttgcctacgcaatgcggtcgggtctgagcttgacgaccgactggcaaatagcttacacaacctcacttgatcagtaccgttgctgatgaagaatgtgtattcGCGACTACGAAGGTACGGTGTCGCCACCTACTTTAGTTTGGAATGTGCGTGAcgaaaaagtaaacaaacaaagtTATTTTCGTAGCGTTTGAATTTGGTTTATTTTCAGTAAATTCAACTCGATCTAGTGGATTTTTGAGGTGATATCGATTATCTGAATAGTAAATTTACTGCCGGTAAGTAGAAACTTGTtctatttattcgatttgtgcATAGAAAAACCTTTCCAATTTGGGTATGTTTCAGTACCACAAAAAACTGTCTACTTTAGATAAAGcattttttattctattatCGATGATACGTTATGTTTAATAACTCTAGTGATAGAATTGGACTGAAAGAATAAATACCATAATCATTTTTTCGTTTGTACCTATTACAGAGGCCAAAATGAGCACCGAAAAGGCGAGTGTTTTTCCTGGAAATTTGGAGGTTAACAGTGTAGATGCCGGGAAAGCGAAGCACACTCAAGAAACAGCACCAGTTTTTCGTAACCGGACAATTTGCTGTGTTCCGGGTTGCAAGCAGCGATACAAGCCGGGAATATCTTTTCATGCTTTTCCCCCGATGAGTGATGAAAAGCGATATCGCGTTTGGACGAAGAACCTCAGTTTGAAGTATGAACCGACTAAGACGACTCGTGTTTGCAGTCTTCATTTCAGCATTAAAAACTTTATTTCGCCAAGTAAGTATAATGTTTATAATCAGCCTAATATAACATGAAATATATTCATTTTCATCCTTCTTTATTATAGCCGTTAATCGACAAACCGACCGCCTGATACTGAAACCATCTGCTGTTCCAGATTCGAGTTTACCCCACGTATCAGCTTCCAAGGAAGCAAGCATAAAGCGTCGCGCCGAGAGGGCTGAAAATCGATCGCTCCAAAAGGATTGTCACAAGAAGGATTTCGAAAATATTGAGACGTTCCAGTATTCCGTGCCCACTTTTATGGATGCCGGGATTCAGGTTGATACAACCGACATCGAGAAACGTCAAATGAAACGGTCATGTGCCATCTCTTTTGATGAGGATGAAGATGAACTGGTTGCTTGGACAGGATTGCAATCGAAGTCCATGTTGCATTTCATCGGCACTGTTATAAGTACATTGAAGGActttaaaagaaaaaagaattctACATTGACAATTGAAGAAGAAATTCTCATTGTATTTGTTAAGCTTAAAACTAATTTATCTTTTCGGTGTATATCGGTGCTGTTTCGTATCCATGTACAAACCGTATCTGCTTGCTTTCACCGTACGGTTCCAATTTTGTCCGCAGCCTTGAAGGCTTTGATATACTGGCCTACTACAGAACAAATTGCAAAAAACATTCCTCATTACTTCAAGCCAAAATTCGAAGATGTGGTTGTAGTTCTTGATTGCACCGAACTGCCAATCACGAAGCCCAAATGCTTGCATTGTCGCATAAATACTTACTCTCATTACAAGTCACGTGAAACAGCTAAATATTTGATTGGTGTTACGCCCGGTGGAAGTATTTCGTACGTAAGTTCTGGATATGGAGGAAAATCCTCTGATAAGCAGATCGtcatagaagaagaagtgttGGATCGCTTAGCTCCAGGCGAAGCAGTGATGACCGACAAAGGATTCATGATAGATGAAGAATGTAAACGACGAAATGTGAAATTGGTACGTCCTCCATTCCTGAGAGCACCCCAGACACAGCTGAGCAAAGTGGA comes from Armigeres subalbatus isolate Guangzhou_Male chromosome 2, GZ_Asu_2, whole genome shotgun sequence and encodes:
- the LOC134210228 gene encoding uncharacterized protein LOC134210228, translated to MSTEKASVFPGNLEVNSVDAGKAKHTQETAPVFRNRTICCVPGCKQRYKPGISFHAFPPMSDEKRYRVWTKNLSLKYEPTKTTRVCSLHFSIKNFISPTVNRQTDRLILKPSAVPDSSLPHVSASKEASIKRRAERAENRSLQKDCHKKDFENIETFQYSVPTFMDAGIQVDTTDIEKRQMKRSCAISFDEDEDELVAWTGLQSKSMLHFIGTVISTLKDFKRKKNSTLTIEEEILIVFVKLKTNLSFRCISVLFRIHVQTVSACFHRTVPILSAALKALIYWPTTEQIAKNIPHYFKPKFEDVVVVLDCTELPITKPKCLHCRINTYSHYKSRETAKYLIGVTPGGSISYVSSGYGGKSSDKQIVIEEEVLDRLAPGEAVMTDKGFMIDEECKRRNVKLVRPPFLRAPQTQLSKVEAAQNVSIAAARVHVERAIQRIRIFSFFNNKIDIRFLPILDDLMIIACAIVNMSSPIIANNKF